The Capsicum annuum cultivar UCD-10X-F1 chromosome 1, UCD10Xv1.1, whole genome shotgun sequence sequence AGGGTAGTTTGTCGAGAAATTACATGTGTAGACATATATGGAGTTCAAGGTAGTGTGTGCATTTTAACTTGCTGCATATATAGCAGATTCACTGCCAAGGGCATTATGGTATGATGATTGGGCATCATTTTTAGGATAATGTTTTATCTTAGCACATTTTCTGTAtgttattgtttttttcttttttttggcatTGGAGACTTGTAATTAGACTTTTTGTACACGCACTCAAACCACATTGTGCTGGTGGCAGTGGGTGCAGTGGAAGTTGGTACACATTATATAGTAGATTCATCGCACAGATTGAACATCATCCTCACATTCTCCAAGTTTATTAGGATAAAGTTCTTTTAGCACATTTCCCACAGGGTTGCCTAGTGGTAAGACCGTAGATTGTGATATGTGGGTTAGCTGCATGTCAGGCGTTTGAACCTTGCTGCAGAAAAAGTGTGCTATTTAAGTGGAGAAGGGTGGAGGGGTGGAGCTATAACATTGAGTTCCAAACCTAGCATCGCCAGCCCTCAAAAATCTTTTAGCGTAtttgtattagtttttttttttttttttttgtagatcaAACCTGTAACTAGACTTTTTGATCCAAGTTGTGTCTTTTGTCTCATAGCTCCATAAAGATGGATGTTAATAACCTAACAACAAAATTGATGTGTTTATCTTTCTAGTCTTTGTTTATCTGTaagtattatttatttctttctgTCTGTATGTTTGATTGGTTATCACACATTTGTTAGTAAATTCAACCTTCCAAGTTTCTAGATATTGAGACATTGAGTCTGAAACTTTTCTGGGTTATCTTACACTATCTCTTATTTCCTTGTGTATACATTTGGTGAATTTATCCCTCTACACAAAGAGAGGGGGGGGTGGGGTGAATCCTTCTCATTAGCCTAACCTTGGTCGGTAGGATTATGTGCTATCCAGTGGATTAGTCGATATGCTAACAATATGGGTCTGGATATTACTGTAATATAAAGGaacaaaaaatatggtagaagtcTCATAAAATAGGGCAACTGGAGGTAGGGGGACCCCGGTTAAATCGGAACAAGCAAGGAATATATGGTGAATATTGTATCCTGTTAGTATTAtgcttttttcatttttcctattttactttCGTGTTTGTGCCTTGCGGTTTGGGAATATCAAAGTGCATAAAATTTTACTTCTAAGAATATGTGGTTGAAGTATTTCTCTTTGTAAATTGTGAACATATTGTTTGGGATGGAGGAGTTGATCATTAATTGATTGCTAATACTTCTACAAACATATTGTTTGCTAATTTACCTTTTGCCTGTCGTTTAATAGTGTTAAGTGTCAAATACACGCGATTTTAACAATTTAATACCCcctgtaacgacccgaaatcgtCTCTCGGGACGTCACACAATGCCTAAGgttacgagtagccccaagctaacccttagagccggtTTCCACCAAcgacactcaattcaagataagaatGGACTTAACACTAGCATAGTCgtatcacatgaaaggaaatatggaaaagatactcggtccataagaccacaatatagagaaatctcaacaaaaccacaatattgaaccctcgacacatcacaagtctgacactagtctgacaagcctctacaaatcaaaatctagagagccgttgggacaggtccccaactgactcgaaatgaactgaagataaaacatagtctctcaagtacggtaaatatctgaagatcggtcctcgaatcatgaggactcaccactgcagaaaacgtaggcaaggtactcgaagaatcacgggtgaggctgagactgagcacctgaacctatattatgacacaatgtagcacatagacatatgtgtggatcagtacttagaatgtactgagtatgcgggggtgaatggatatgaataaaatagtaacaagcttctttaatcaaatcatgtatgcattatgagacgactcacatggcttgaacaagtataaaatataaagctcataagtcatgtagaatggagcatgtaacacaaatctcgtgagccaTCATTGttgaatctcaaaattcaaaatcttctcttgttctcaatacccaaaggctaagggactttaaacaatactttcaactcatgcataagtctcatggagaataaaacttcttcaatgctcaacatttcataactatttagaactcatatacttggaattcggaatcatataacttgaaaacatacttgaaggcattttattcactttaggaaaatatctcatctcaagctttagggaaatcactccatctcaaatggaaaggtattctagtttatggaaacaacttaCCTCAAGGCTTTATTAAAGTACTATAACAAGGGAAGATGCTTTTATTTAGGAAAaactcacatcaagaaaatactttagttgggggaaacatctttgcaattcaaccatttaggaaaatagcttatagggaaggaaagtaagtatttgatctcgaagtctaaatgtcaagggaggttctcgtaaccgacataaactatgcgagcttcatggagtccaacgttttgtcctcctaaggaagagaccccacgttggggaggagcgtcatactcttgctaaggagtataacctaggtctactgatcactaaatgaaactcggcctcgggcccaatcataatcatcataaactcggcctcaggcccaacctacggtggcacgtagctttggggtaagaaaccgtagtaacttacccactcggtgctaaatattactccctttagattatctgcgctcatctcataaaaatccacttttagaataatcacatggttcatcacgaacccaataatcaaatcgataatctcatataatgaagtggatttcaaagctcaaggaccattaggtcaattcatttctcaatcatctcagaatactcaaaacatgggtgctcatagcacaagagttcataatttcacaagtctcaaatagggcttactaacccataattaaatctcaagttaaagcttatcaaaagaataatatatagcatatagattcataaatcatgtgaaaatctggaaatttcagcaaattacctcaaaatctcaatatagccatatgcttcaatatctcaacaatgcaaatatttAGCTTAtgaaggagtaaaatcatggggtttatagccagctgtaaatactcaagaaaatatttagaaatcatgccatttgactcttaattcatgggaaatatcaatataatgcattcaataataatgagtgaaaaacccaattcaaattcatgtaaaaacctcatatatttcaagaatttcatgatgtaaatagccttttgggcacaagggtgaaagggttacccttgttcaaaaaccccacgtaccttgaattagaagcttttgatgaactctcacttttggaactgtattcgtgctctagaatgagggttcttgaggtccttgacttgggaaccttgaatcttgactcaatttaggaaattcatggtggattcttgagattcttggaagaggttttggatacttagggtttatgttgaaagaaaacttgagaaaaacctcataagatgcttgtaaatggctttgatttagtgtttccacgattttataggcttggaaaaggtccaaagtgcccttttaaacatctgtgcgaaattggaaaaattgaactggaatcCGATTTCATTggcctccgcgacgcgccactcatcgcggtggctcattggaatttgacaattgggaaattggcagcctccgcgacgcggagccatcgtgttTTCCCATTGGTTGGGACCCGGGACTCCTCCGCGATACGCCACCATCGCggggttccactggaaattgacaattgccaaatCAACCCTCTCCACGACGCGCCAGGCAGTTAAATGATGCAGTTTTacgactaaggcttaaattagccataacttcttacccgagtgttggatttgggcaaatcttatatcgatggaaagcttattagatttcccacgtgataaaaagtagaaattaggaaaattatatatggttaacacgttactcacttaggaagcaacttctcaatcttttagagCCGGAAATGCGCCTCACTCGAAACGCCCTAcggctcaaactacgagggaactttgcggggccTTACTCCCCCGCGCTGAAGTGTTGAGATATGTGCTCATTGATATAATGTGTATTGCACAATGTGAGTTTTTTTAACAAATATAGGCTAAAATATACCTGATTTTAGGAGGGAACAAACAACTCCTTCCCTCCATAGTTTTTGTCAAAATAAGACAAATTTGAAATGATCTAGTTAGTGAGTTTGCCTCAGCCCATATAGAGTCAAGTGACACCTATATGGCTATATTACTTTCTCTAGTTATGTTATtaggtggggcccttccccggacaccacgcatagcggtagcttagtgcaccgggctacccTTTTTTAGTTATGTTATTACATTTTACTATAGTTCAATTTGAAGATTCATACTTACTATAGTTCAATTTGAAGATTCATACTTCTTTAAGAGCTCGTGTTTTATCAAATTGTACTAGTCCTTGCCTAAGATTATTGAGAGGGCTTATTTGAATGAATTCGAAGTCAATTTACACTACTGTAACATAGGCCAAATTTCTTTGCTAGGTCAGCTTTCTTGTTGGTTTTGCTAactgttttggtcttttgggTTTAGAAGAGCGTTCGGAGTCTGTAATACCATCATATTATTTCTAACTTGGTTTTACTCAATTTTAGTGGAgagttttaattatattttatgatgTTACAATGTCTAAAACCCTCGGTTTTGTACTGTTTTTCTGTATTATCTTTAAATGAAGAGAACACTTGGACTCACCTACATGGGAAAATTTGCTTCGAACACTTGGACTCACCTACATGGGAAAATTTTCTTTGCAGAAGCTGATGGCCAGCAAAACAGGGTCAACGCCAGCGACATATTCACCGTCACCAGCAACGCATAAGAAGAAGAGAATCCCCATTGCTGATGTTGATTGGGTTCGCCCCGATAGTCGTGGCTTCTATCAGTGTCGTCCTGCTTATCTGAGGACTGGTGCTGTGAGCCCAGCTGCAGGATCAGCATATGCGGAGTTTGGAAACACCAAGGTCATCGTATCTGTGTTTGGGCCAAGGGAAAGTAAGAAAGCAATGATGTACAGTGATACAGGACGCTTAAATTGTGATGTTAGTTACACAACTTTTGCAACCCCTAATCGTGGGCAGGGATCAGACAAGAAGGAACTTTCCTCAATGTTGCACAAAGCTTTAGAGGGTGCTATAATTCTGGAATCTTTCCCAAAGACTTGTGTGGATGTTTTTGCTTTGGTATTGGAATCTGGCGGAAGTGATCTTCCTGTGGTCATATCATGTGCTAGCCTAGCTTTAGCAGATGCAGGAATTTTGCTGTATGACTTGGTTGCCTCAGTTTCTGTGTCTTGTGTTGGAAAGAACCTTGTCATCGATCccgtttctgaggaagaaagctATAATGATGGTAGCTTAATGATTACTTGTATGCCTTCACGTAATCAGGTCACTCAACTGATTGTAGATGGAGAATGGTCAACACCAAAGATTCACGATGCAATGGAGCTATGCCTTGGTGCTTGCTCCAAACTTGGAGAGGTTATGAGATCATGTTTAAAAGATGTTGTCACTGATTTAAAAGAATAGTGCATTCTACTTAGTGCCTTCACGTAACAAAGTCTATGAAGTCTTTTGGCGTCAAAACATCCTTGTAGAAAAAGAGTTGGCATGATCTACCCGTCACTAGCTGCGTCACTAGCTGCGACGGTCTATCCAATGAAAACTGCTTGTAGTTTTTGTATGCTGGTTTGTGAGGCTTGAAAGTTGAGGTAGTGGTTGGTCTTTTCTGTGAAACTTCCTGTCGATGAGAAGTTTTATTTGCGACATGAAACATGCTACTGAAATTAAAACCTATCTGTGAATCAAACAAGAAGCCATACATGTAAATTCCAGTTATTGTGAAGCTGCTTATTTTTTCCACCTTGCTGTAATCACCAATAATGTTTTGCTAACAACTTTCAATTCTTTATCTGAATAATAGATGTTGGAATACACGGGGTATGTTGTTGAATAGATGTTGAATTCCTTTGGCTTCATCATGTGTTTactttatcaaattttgaaaattctaGCTCTGCTCACTGGTCATCATACATGTCATTTCATGACACTATATGAAGCACCAGATCTCCACATAGCTTACAAGTTTTGTAATGAAAAAACTTGCAAATGGATATGGGGCTAAACGTATAAGAAGAAAGGTCATATTGAAAGTTCAGCAGCTAACGCAGTTGATTGCAACAGCCAGAGGTTACATGTCATTTCATGACTATATGAAGCACCAGATCTCCACATAGCTTACAAGTATTGTAATGAAAAAACTTGCAAATGGATATGGTGCTAAACGTACAAGAAGAAAGGTCACATTGAAAGTTCAGCAGCTAACCCAGTTGATTGCAACAGCCAGAGGTAGTAGCATAATTGCCCAATCATATACTGATGGGAAGTAACATATATTTGGTAGAATCGACAAGATGAGCCTAAGCTGGCCCGAAACAGACTGTTAATCAAAGAGATTGTTTAAGTGCTAACACAATTAACATAGCTACACTTCAACTAAGAGCCATCAGATATTTGTACAGAAATTTCAAGGACGATATACACTGCTTCATCAACGTACTTCTATACATACTTACAGTAGGTACAGTAGCTGGGAAGAACTTCAAAAGATGAACATAAGTATCTTCTAGTCTAGCCAACAATCAtcataacctatgctggatacCAGATCTTCTTCAATCTTTCATAAACCTGTGTAACTAAGATAATATCTGAATATACCTCTGCCTAGATGTAGCTCGACGTCAGAAATTGCCGAGGGTGGAGCTGTTAATGTTGCTAATTAAGAAAACATTTCTGCAAGTCCTAAGCCCGGATGAAGGAGGAGAGTTGCGGTAGAAGGACAGTCTTGCTGAATCCACATAAATACAGACCGCGTTATTTCTGCCAGGACGATCTTCGGTGGAATCTAGGGcgatatacaacaacaacaaacccagtgtattcccacctagtggggtctggggggtaagatgtacgcagtccatacctctacctctgatgaagtagaaaggctgtttccgatagacccccggctcaaggcacgagataccacacaaacacacaGTGCAGCACaaaagcagattacataacataaatacggcacccataagtaatataaagcagaggaaagcaggggaaagcacacagattcgtaatacaacatggaacacggaacacggaacacggaatcatgacaagaataaaacccccaccaagtaattccctacactagagacccgaactggccctaatcctctgccgtaattcgcgtcctccagaccttcctatctagggtcatgtcctcggtgagctgtaactgttccatgtcccgcctaaccacctcaccccagtacttcttcggcctacccctaccccgcctaaaaccatccaacgctagcctctcacacctacggaccggggcatccatgcccctcctcttcacgtgtccgaaccatctcaatcgtgcttcccgcatcttgcactccactgaagtcacaccaaccttctcccggatagtctcattccgaactctatcccctctagtcagtccacacatccagcgcaacatccgcatttctgccaccttcattttttggatgtgggagttcttaactggccaacactccgctccatacaacaaggccggatggactaccacccgtagaatttgcctttaagcttgggcggcaccttcttatcacacagcacccccgacgcgagtttccacttcatccatcccgccccaatacggtgcaagacatcctcgtcaatctcaccgttactctggatcacggacccaagatacttgaacttgtccctcttacatacctcctgagcttccagcttcactactacctcattctcccgcctcacgtcattaaacttgcattccacatactctgtcttgcttctgctcaccctgaaccctttagactcaagagtttgcctccacacctctaatttgtcattcacaccccctcgagtctcatctatcagaactacatcgtctgcaaaaagcatacaccacggcacctccccttgaatacgccgcgtcaacacatccatcaccaacgcaaacaaaaagggactaagagtagatccctgatgcaatcctgtcaggacagtgaaatgctccgaGTCTCCTCCCgtcgtcctcacctgggttttcgctccatcatacatatccttaattactctgatatatgccagcggtacccc is a genomic window containing:
- the LOC107876460 gene encoding exosome complex component RRP41-like; translation: MASKTGSTPATYSPSPATHKKKRIPIADVDWVRPDSRGFYQCRPAYLRTGAVSPAAGSAYAEFGNTKVIVSVFGPRESKKAMMYSDTGRLNCDVSYTTFATPNRGQGSDKKELSSMLHKALEGAIILESFPKTCVDVFALVLESGGSDLPVVISCASLALADAGILLYDLVASVSVSCVGKNLVIDPVSEEESYNDGSLMITCMPSRNQVTQLIVDGEWSTPKIHDAMELCLGACSKLGEVMRSCLKDVVTDLKE